From the Phyllopteryx taeniolatus isolate TA_2022b chromosome 20, UOR_Ptae_1.2, whole genome shotgun sequence genome, one window contains:
- the abi1a gene encoding abl interactor 1a isoform X1 → MAELQMLLDEEIPAGKRALVESYQNLTRVADYCESNYVQAQDKRKALEETKAFTTQSLASVAYQINALANNVLQLLDIQASQLRRMESSINHISQTVDIHKEKVARREIGILTTNKNTARTHKIIAPANMERPVRYIRKPIDYAVLDDVGHGVKWMKAKQHGNNQSLRAGTLSRTNPPTQKPPSPPMSGRGTLGRNTSYKTLEPVKPPTVPNDYMTSPARLGNQQGAQHSPGCAASLNQRQRTHSGSSGGSNSRENSGSSGIGIPIAVPTPSIPNSGPVPFMTSPPGAPPPPPPPPPPTGLGPPPPPPPPPPIVVAPGPGPGPAPMSQFGTISRQISRHNPANSSVSTVSATGTYRRAPSVTSQFSFQQQLPHVNGGTPAYSHNSMCVAPPPPPPMPQLTPQIPLTGFVARMQESISDAPTPPPPPPPDDVAVFDESPPPPPPPPVDYEEEDASVVHYNDPYADGDPNWAPKNYVEKVVAIYDYCKDKDDELSFMEGAIIYVVKKNDDGWYEGVSSGVTGLFPGNYVESIIHYAD, encoded by the exons ATGGCAGAGCTACAAATGTTGCTCGACGAGGAGATTCCGGCCGGCAAGAGAGCCCTCGTGGAGAGTTACCAGAACTTGACCCGAGTAGCGGACTACTGTGAGAGCAATTATGTGCAG GCCCAGGACAAGAGGAAAGCGCTGGAGGAGACCAAAGCCTTCACCACGCAGTCCCTGGCCAGCGTGGCCTACCAGATCAATGCCTTGGCCAACAACGTGCTGCAGCTGCTGGACATCCAGGCCTCGCAGCTCCGGCGCATGGAGTCGTCCATCAACCACATTTCTCAG ACCGTGGACATCCACAAAGAGAAGGTGGCCCGGCGGGAGATCGGCATCCTGACGACCAACAAGAACACGGCGAGGACCCACAAGATCATCGCGCCGGCCAACATGGAGCGCCCTGTGCGCTACATCAGGAAGCCCATCGACTACGCCGTTCTGGACGATGTCGGACATGGAGTCAAG TGGATGAAAGCCAAG CAACACGGAAACAATCAGTCACTCCGAGCGGGAACACTATCGCGGACCAACCCCCCCACGCAGAAACCACCCAGTCCGCCCATGTCAGGGCGCGGCACGCTCGG GCGCAACACATCCTACAAAACCTTGGAGCCGGTGAAACCCCCCACGGTGCCCAACGACTACATGACCAGCCCGGCCCGCCTGGGCAACCAGCAAGGCGCGCAGCACAGCCCGGGATGCGCGGCCTCGCTCAACCAGAGGCAGCGCACTCACAG CGGCAGCAGCGGGGGTAGCAACAGTCGGGAGAACAGCGGCAGCAGCGGCATCGGCATTCCCATCGCAGTGCCTACACCCTCCATTCCCAACTCTGGACCag TCCCATTCATGACATCCCCCCCAGGTGCGcctccaccgccgccgccgcctcctcctccgacCGGGCTCGGACCTCCACCtccaccccctcctcctcctcccataG tGGTGGCTCCCGGGCCGGGTCCGGGCCCCGCCCCAATGTCGCAGTTCGGCACCATCTCGCGGCAGATTTCACGGCACAACCCCGCCAACTCGTCGGTCTCCACGGTGTCGGCCACCGGCACCTACCGCCGGGCCCCGTCCGTCACCTCGCAGTTCTCCTTTCAGCAGCAGCTGCCTCACGTTAATGGAGGCACGCCCGCTTACAGCCACAACTCAA TGTGCGTGgcgccccctccccctcccccgaTGCCCCAGCTGACGCCACAGATCCCCCTGACTGGCTTTGTGGCCAGGATGCAGGAGAGCA TCTCCGACGCCCCGACtccgcccccgccgccgcccccgGACGACGTGGCCGTGTTCGACGAgtccccgccgccgccgccccctccCCCGGTGGACTACGAGGAGGAGGACGCCTCGGTGGTGCACTACAACGACCCCTACGCCGACGGGGACCCCAACTGGGCACCCAAAAACTACGTGGAGAAAG TGGTCGCCATCTACGACTACTGCAAGGACAAGGACGACGAGCTCTCCTTCATGGAGGGCGCCATCATCTATGTGGTGAAAAAGAACGACGACGGCTGGTACGAGGGCGTCAGCAGCGGCGTCACCGGACTCTTCCCCGGAAACTATGTGGAAAGCATCATACACTACGCCGACTGA
- the abi1a gene encoding abl interactor 1a isoform X13 — MAELQMLLDEEIPAGKRALVESYQNLTRVADYCESNYVQAQDKRKALEETKAFTTQSLASVAYQINALANNVLQLLDIQASQLRRMESSINHISQTVDIHKEKVARREIGILTTNKNTARTHKIIAPANMERPVRYIRKPIDYAVLDDVGHGVKQHGNNQSLRAGTLSRTNPPTQKPPSPPMSGRGTLGRNTSYKTLEPVKPPTVPNDYMTSPARLGNQQGAQHSPGCAASLNQRQRTHSGSSGGSNSRENSGSSGIGIPIAVPTPSIPNSGPVSDAPTPPPPPPPDDVAVFDESPPPPPPPPVDYEEEDASVVHYNDPYADGDPNWAPKNYVEKVVAIYDYCKDKDDELSFMEGAIIYVVKKNDDGWYEGVSSGVTGLFPGNYVESIIHYAD, encoded by the exons ATGGCAGAGCTACAAATGTTGCTCGACGAGGAGATTCCGGCCGGCAAGAGAGCCCTCGTGGAGAGTTACCAGAACTTGACCCGAGTAGCGGACTACTGTGAGAGCAATTATGTGCAG GCCCAGGACAAGAGGAAAGCGCTGGAGGAGACCAAAGCCTTCACCACGCAGTCCCTGGCCAGCGTGGCCTACCAGATCAATGCCTTGGCCAACAACGTGCTGCAGCTGCTGGACATCCAGGCCTCGCAGCTCCGGCGCATGGAGTCGTCCATCAACCACATTTCTCAG ACCGTGGACATCCACAAAGAGAAGGTGGCCCGGCGGGAGATCGGCATCCTGACGACCAACAAGAACACGGCGAGGACCCACAAGATCATCGCGCCGGCCAACATGGAGCGCCCTGTGCGCTACATCAGGAAGCCCATCGACTACGCCGTTCTGGACGATGTCGGACATGGAGTCAAG CAACACGGAAACAATCAGTCACTCCGAGCGGGAACACTATCGCGGACCAACCCCCCCACGCAGAAACCACCCAGTCCGCCCATGTCAGGGCGCGGCACGCTCGG GCGCAACACATCCTACAAAACCTTGGAGCCGGTGAAACCCCCCACGGTGCCCAACGACTACATGACCAGCCCGGCCCGCCTGGGCAACCAGCAAGGCGCGCAGCACAGCCCGGGATGCGCGGCCTCGCTCAACCAGAGGCAGCGCACTCACAG CGGCAGCAGCGGGGGTAGCAACAGTCGGGAGAACAGCGGCAGCAGCGGCATCGGCATTCCCATCGCAGTGCCTACACCCTCCATTCCCAACTCTGGACCag TCTCCGACGCCCCGACtccgcccccgccgccgcccccgGACGACGTGGCCGTGTTCGACGAgtccccgccgccgccgccccctccCCCGGTGGACTACGAGGAGGAGGACGCCTCGGTGGTGCACTACAACGACCCCTACGCCGACGGGGACCCCAACTGGGCACCCAAAAACTACGTGGAGAAAG TGGTCGCCATCTACGACTACTGCAAGGACAAGGACGACGAGCTCTCCTTCATGGAGGGCGCCATCATCTATGTGGTGAAAAAGAACGACGACGGCTGGTACGAGGGCGTCAGCAGCGGCGTCACCGGACTCTTCCCCGGAAACTATGTGGAAAGCATCATACACTACGCCGACTGA
- the abi1a gene encoding abl interactor 1a isoform X10 — translation MAELQMLLDEEIPAGKRALVESYQNLTRVADYCESNYVQAQDKRKALEETKAFTTQSLASVAYQINALANNVLQLLDIQASQLRRMESSINHISQTVDIHKEKVARREIGILTTNKNTARTHKIIAPANMERPVRYIRKPIDYAVLDDVGHGVKWMKAKQHGNNQSLRAGTLSRTNPPTQKPPSPPMSGRGTLGRNTSYKTLEPVKPPTVPNDYMTSPARLGNQQGAQHSPGCAASLNQRQRTHSGSSGGSNSRENSGSSGIGIPIAVPTPSIPNSGPVPFMTSPPGAPPPPPPPPPPTGLGPPPPPPPPPPIVSDAPTPPPPPPPDDVAVFDESPPPPPPPPVDYEEEDASVVHYNDPYADGDPNWAPKNYVEKVVAIYDYCKDKDDELSFMEGAIIYVVKKNDDGWYEGVSSGVTGLFPGNYVESIIHYAD, via the exons ATGGCAGAGCTACAAATGTTGCTCGACGAGGAGATTCCGGCCGGCAAGAGAGCCCTCGTGGAGAGTTACCAGAACTTGACCCGAGTAGCGGACTACTGTGAGAGCAATTATGTGCAG GCCCAGGACAAGAGGAAAGCGCTGGAGGAGACCAAAGCCTTCACCACGCAGTCCCTGGCCAGCGTGGCCTACCAGATCAATGCCTTGGCCAACAACGTGCTGCAGCTGCTGGACATCCAGGCCTCGCAGCTCCGGCGCATGGAGTCGTCCATCAACCACATTTCTCAG ACCGTGGACATCCACAAAGAGAAGGTGGCCCGGCGGGAGATCGGCATCCTGACGACCAACAAGAACACGGCGAGGACCCACAAGATCATCGCGCCGGCCAACATGGAGCGCCCTGTGCGCTACATCAGGAAGCCCATCGACTACGCCGTTCTGGACGATGTCGGACATGGAGTCAAG TGGATGAAAGCCAAG CAACACGGAAACAATCAGTCACTCCGAGCGGGAACACTATCGCGGACCAACCCCCCCACGCAGAAACCACCCAGTCCGCCCATGTCAGGGCGCGGCACGCTCGG GCGCAACACATCCTACAAAACCTTGGAGCCGGTGAAACCCCCCACGGTGCCCAACGACTACATGACCAGCCCGGCCCGCCTGGGCAACCAGCAAGGCGCGCAGCACAGCCCGGGATGCGCGGCCTCGCTCAACCAGAGGCAGCGCACTCACAG CGGCAGCAGCGGGGGTAGCAACAGTCGGGAGAACAGCGGCAGCAGCGGCATCGGCATTCCCATCGCAGTGCCTACACCCTCCATTCCCAACTCTGGACCag TCCCATTCATGACATCCCCCCCAGGTGCGcctccaccgccgccgccgcctcctcctccgacCGGGCTCGGACCTCCACCtccaccccctcctcctcctcccataG TCTCCGACGCCCCGACtccgcccccgccgccgcccccgGACGACGTGGCCGTGTTCGACGAgtccccgccgccgccgccccctccCCCGGTGGACTACGAGGAGGAGGACGCCTCGGTGGTGCACTACAACGACCCCTACGCCGACGGGGACCCCAACTGGGCACCCAAAAACTACGTGGAGAAAG TGGTCGCCATCTACGACTACTGCAAGGACAAGGACGACGAGCTCTCCTTCATGGAGGGCGCCATCATCTATGTGGTGAAAAAGAACGACGACGGCTGGTACGAGGGCGTCAGCAGCGGCGTCACCGGACTCTTCCCCGGAAACTATGTGGAAAGCATCATACACTACGCCGACTGA
- the abi1a gene encoding abl interactor 1a isoform X4, producing the protein MAELQMLLDEEIPAGKRALVESYQNLTRVADYCESNYVQAQDKRKALEETKAFTTQSLASVAYQINALANNVLQLLDIQASQLRRMESSINHISQTVDIHKEKVARREIGILTTNKNTARTHKIIAPANMERPVRYIRKPIDYAVLDDVGHGVKWMKAKQHGNNQSLRAGTLSRTNPPTQKPPSPPMSGRGTLGRNTSYKTLEPVKPPTVPNDYMTSPARLGNQQGAQHSPGCAASLNQRQRTHSGSSGGSNSRENSGSSGIGIPIAVPTPSIPNSGPVPFMTSPPGAPPPPPPPPPPTGLGPPPPPPPPPPIVVAPGPGPGPAPMSQFGTISRQISRHNPANSSVSTVSATGTYRRAPSVTSQFSFQQQLPHVNGGTPAYSHNSISDAPTPPPPPPPDDVAVFDESPPPPPPPPVDYEEEDASVVHYNDPYADGDPNWAPKNYVEKVVAIYDYCKDKDDELSFMEGAIIYVVKKNDDGWYEGVSSGVTGLFPGNYVESIIHYAD; encoded by the exons ATGGCAGAGCTACAAATGTTGCTCGACGAGGAGATTCCGGCCGGCAAGAGAGCCCTCGTGGAGAGTTACCAGAACTTGACCCGAGTAGCGGACTACTGTGAGAGCAATTATGTGCAG GCCCAGGACAAGAGGAAAGCGCTGGAGGAGACCAAAGCCTTCACCACGCAGTCCCTGGCCAGCGTGGCCTACCAGATCAATGCCTTGGCCAACAACGTGCTGCAGCTGCTGGACATCCAGGCCTCGCAGCTCCGGCGCATGGAGTCGTCCATCAACCACATTTCTCAG ACCGTGGACATCCACAAAGAGAAGGTGGCCCGGCGGGAGATCGGCATCCTGACGACCAACAAGAACACGGCGAGGACCCACAAGATCATCGCGCCGGCCAACATGGAGCGCCCTGTGCGCTACATCAGGAAGCCCATCGACTACGCCGTTCTGGACGATGTCGGACATGGAGTCAAG TGGATGAAAGCCAAG CAACACGGAAACAATCAGTCACTCCGAGCGGGAACACTATCGCGGACCAACCCCCCCACGCAGAAACCACCCAGTCCGCCCATGTCAGGGCGCGGCACGCTCGG GCGCAACACATCCTACAAAACCTTGGAGCCGGTGAAACCCCCCACGGTGCCCAACGACTACATGACCAGCCCGGCCCGCCTGGGCAACCAGCAAGGCGCGCAGCACAGCCCGGGATGCGCGGCCTCGCTCAACCAGAGGCAGCGCACTCACAG CGGCAGCAGCGGGGGTAGCAACAGTCGGGAGAACAGCGGCAGCAGCGGCATCGGCATTCCCATCGCAGTGCCTACACCCTCCATTCCCAACTCTGGACCag TCCCATTCATGACATCCCCCCCAGGTGCGcctccaccgccgccgccgcctcctcctccgacCGGGCTCGGACCTCCACCtccaccccctcctcctcctcccataG tGGTGGCTCCCGGGCCGGGTCCGGGCCCCGCCCCAATGTCGCAGTTCGGCACCATCTCGCGGCAGATTTCACGGCACAACCCCGCCAACTCGTCGGTCTCCACGGTGTCGGCCACCGGCACCTACCGCCGGGCCCCGTCCGTCACCTCGCAGTTCTCCTTTCAGCAGCAGCTGCCTCACGTTAATGGAGGCACGCCCGCTTACAGCCACAACTCAA TCTCCGACGCCCCGACtccgcccccgccgccgcccccgGACGACGTGGCCGTGTTCGACGAgtccccgccgccgccgccccctccCCCGGTGGACTACGAGGAGGAGGACGCCTCGGTGGTGCACTACAACGACCCCTACGCCGACGGGGACCCCAACTGGGCACCCAAAAACTACGTGGAGAAAG TGGTCGCCATCTACGACTACTGCAAGGACAAGGACGACGAGCTCTCCTTCATGGAGGGCGCCATCATCTATGTGGTGAAAAAGAACGACGACGGCTGGTACGAGGGCGTCAGCAGCGGCGTCACCGGACTCTTCCCCGGAAACTATGTGGAAAGCATCATACACTACGCCGACTGA
- the abi1a gene encoding abl interactor 1a isoform X9 encodes MAELQMLLDEEIPAGKRALVESYQNLTRVADYCESNYVQAQDKRKALEETKAFTTQSLASVAYQINALANNVLQLLDIQASQLRRMESSINHISQTVDIHKEKVARREIGILTTNKNTARTHKIIAPANMERPVRYIRKPIDYAVLDDVGHGVKWMKAKQHGNNQSLRAGTLSRTNPPTQKPPSPPMSGRGTLGRNTSYKTLEPVKPPTVPNDYMTSPARLGNQQGAQHSPGCAASLNQRQRTHSNVIVCCVSAAAAGVATVGRTAAAAASAFPSQCLHPPFPTLDQWWLPGRVRAPPQCRSSAPSRGRFHGTTPPTRRSPRCRPPAPTAGPRPSPRSSPFSSSCLTLMEARPLTATTQSPTPRLRPRRRPRTTWPCSTSPRRRRPLPRWTTRRRTPRWCTTTTPTPTGTPTGHPKTTWRKWSPSTTTARTRTTSSPSWRAPSSMW; translated from the exons ATGGCAGAGCTACAAATGTTGCTCGACGAGGAGATTCCGGCCGGCAAGAGAGCCCTCGTGGAGAGTTACCAGAACTTGACCCGAGTAGCGGACTACTGTGAGAGCAATTATGTGCAG GCCCAGGACAAGAGGAAAGCGCTGGAGGAGACCAAAGCCTTCACCACGCAGTCCCTGGCCAGCGTGGCCTACCAGATCAATGCCTTGGCCAACAACGTGCTGCAGCTGCTGGACATCCAGGCCTCGCAGCTCCGGCGCATGGAGTCGTCCATCAACCACATTTCTCAG ACCGTGGACATCCACAAAGAGAAGGTGGCCCGGCGGGAGATCGGCATCCTGACGACCAACAAGAACACGGCGAGGACCCACAAGATCATCGCGCCGGCCAACATGGAGCGCCCTGTGCGCTACATCAGGAAGCCCATCGACTACGCCGTTCTGGACGATGTCGGACATGGAGTCAAG TGGATGAAAGCCAAG CAACACGGAAACAATCAGTCACTCCGAGCGGGAACACTATCGCGGACCAACCCCCCCACGCAGAAACCACCCAGTCCGCCCATGTCAGGGCGCGGCACGCTCGG GCGCAACACATCCTACAAAACCTTGGAGCCGGTGAAACCCCCCACGGTGCCCAACGACTACATGACCAGCCCGGCCCGCCTGGGCAACCAGCAAGGCGCGCAGCACAGCCCGGGATGCGCGGCCTCGCTCAACCAGAGGCAGCGCACTCACAG TAATGTGATCGTGTGCTGCGTCTCAGCGGCAGCAGCGGGGGTAGCAACAGTCGGGAGAACAGCGGCAGCAGCGGCATCGGCATTCCCATCGCAGTGCCTACACCCTCCATTCCCAACTCTGGACCag tGGTGGCTCCCGGGCCGGGTCCGGGCCCCGCCCCAATGTCGCAGTTCGGCACCATCTCGCGGCAGATTTCACGGCACAACCCCGCCAACTCGTCGGTCTCCACGGTGTCGGCCACCGGCACCTACCGCCGGGCCCCGTCCGTCACCTCGCAGTTCTCCTTTCAGCAGCAGCTGCCTCACGTTAATGGAGGCACGCCCGCTTACAGCCACAACTCAA TCTCCGACGCCCCGACtccgcccccgccgccgcccccgGACGACGTGGCCGTGTTCGACGAgtccccgccgccgccgccccctccCCCGGTGGACTACGAGGAGGAGGACGCCTCGGTGGTGCACTACAACGACCCCTACGCCGACGGGGACCCCAACTGGGCACCCAAAAACTACGTGGAGAAAG TGGTCGCCATCTACGACTACTGCAAGGACAAGGACGACGAGCTCTCCTTCATGGAGGGCGCCATCATCTATGTGGTGA
- the abi1a gene encoding abl interactor 1a isoform X12: MAELQMLLDEEIPAGKRALVESYQNLTRVADYCESNYVQAQDKRKALEETKAFTTQSLASVAYQINALANNVLQLLDIQASQLRRMESSINHISQTVDIHKEKVARREIGILTTNKNTARTHKIIAPANMERPVRYIRKPIDYAVLDDVGHGVKWMKAKQHGNNQSLRAGTLSRTNPPTQKPPSPPMSGRGTLGRNTSYKTLEPVKPPTVPNDYMTSPARLGNQQGAQHSPGCAASLNQRQRTHSGSSGGSNSRENSGSSGIGIPIAVPTPSIPNSGPVSDAPTPPPPPPPDDVAVFDESPPPPPPPPVDYEEEDASVVHYNDPYADGDPNWAPKNYVEKVVAIYDYCKDKDDELSFMEGAIIYVVKKNDDGWYEGVSSGVTGLFPGNYVESIIHYAD; encoded by the exons ATGGCAGAGCTACAAATGTTGCTCGACGAGGAGATTCCGGCCGGCAAGAGAGCCCTCGTGGAGAGTTACCAGAACTTGACCCGAGTAGCGGACTACTGTGAGAGCAATTATGTGCAG GCCCAGGACAAGAGGAAAGCGCTGGAGGAGACCAAAGCCTTCACCACGCAGTCCCTGGCCAGCGTGGCCTACCAGATCAATGCCTTGGCCAACAACGTGCTGCAGCTGCTGGACATCCAGGCCTCGCAGCTCCGGCGCATGGAGTCGTCCATCAACCACATTTCTCAG ACCGTGGACATCCACAAAGAGAAGGTGGCCCGGCGGGAGATCGGCATCCTGACGACCAACAAGAACACGGCGAGGACCCACAAGATCATCGCGCCGGCCAACATGGAGCGCCCTGTGCGCTACATCAGGAAGCCCATCGACTACGCCGTTCTGGACGATGTCGGACATGGAGTCAAG TGGATGAAAGCCAAG CAACACGGAAACAATCAGTCACTCCGAGCGGGAACACTATCGCGGACCAACCCCCCCACGCAGAAACCACCCAGTCCGCCCATGTCAGGGCGCGGCACGCTCGG GCGCAACACATCCTACAAAACCTTGGAGCCGGTGAAACCCCCCACGGTGCCCAACGACTACATGACCAGCCCGGCCCGCCTGGGCAACCAGCAAGGCGCGCAGCACAGCCCGGGATGCGCGGCCTCGCTCAACCAGAGGCAGCGCACTCACAG CGGCAGCAGCGGGGGTAGCAACAGTCGGGAGAACAGCGGCAGCAGCGGCATCGGCATTCCCATCGCAGTGCCTACACCCTCCATTCCCAACTCTGGACCag TCTCCGACGCCCCGACtccgcccccgccgccgcccccgGACGACGTGGCCGTGTTCGACGAgtccccgccgccgccgccccctccCCCGGTGGACTACGAGGAGGAGGACGCCTCGGTGGTGCACTACAACGACCCCTACGCCGACGGGGACCCCAACTGGGCACCCAAAAACTACGTGGAGAAAG TGGTCGCCATCTACGACTACTGCAAGGACAAGGACGACGAGCTCTCCTTCATGGAGGGCGCCATCATCTATGTGGTGAAAAAGAACGACGACGGCTGGTACGAGGGCGTCAGCAGCGGCGTCACCGGACTCTTCCCCGGAAACTATGTGGAAAGCATCATACACTACGCCGACTGA